From Camelus bactrianus isolate YW-2024 breed Bactrian camel chromosome 16, ASM4877302v1, whole genome shotgun sequence, the proteins below share one genomic window:
- the NEURL4 gene encoding neuralized-like protein 4 isoform X3: MAAGSGGSGGSGGGPGPGPGGGGGPGGSGPGPGSGGGLSSGGELHPRTGRLVSLSACGRTARRQQPGQEFNHGLVLSREPLRDGRIFTVRIDRKVNSWSGSIEIGVTALDPSVLDFPSSATGLKGGSWVVSGCSVLRDGRSVLEEYGQDLDQLGEGDRVGVERTVAGELRLWVNGRDCGVAATGLPARVWAVVDLYGKCTQITVLPPEPGFNPPTPIPTPPLEPSAPPEDSALAEQGTSGDEAFMVSPAQARPETFPNSLESHNDFAGMELSEVVSNAILSAYNGGLLNVNLSSPPAGGAPGPSGAATSPILTSNDALLFHEKCGTLIKLSNNNKTAERRRPLDEFNNGVVMTNRPLRDNEMFEIRIDKLVDKWSGSIEIGVTTHNPNNLEYPATMTNLQSGTIMMSGCGILTNGKGTRREYCEFGLDELQEGDHIGLTRKSNSALHFFINGIDQGVATPLTPPVVYGVVDLYGMAVKVTIVHNNNHSDRLRRNNAILRALSPEGALRRAAPAAQAEPERLLFHPNCGQKAAITHEGRTALRPHATDDFNHGVVLSSRALRDGEVFQVRIDKMVDKWAGSIEIGVTTHNPAYLQLPSTMTNLRSGTWMMTGNGVMHNGTTILDEYGHNLDRLKAGDTVGVVRREDGTLHFFVNGMTQGPAAWNVPPGVYAVVDLYGQAAQATIVDDVEVPPVPEPLPEGNNQASPSSPSSGAGGSDLRFHQLHGSNAVITNGGRTALRHNCRSEFNDAIVISNRALRDGELFEIVIQKMVDRWSGSIEAGVTAIRPEDLEFPNTMTDIDYDTWMLSGTAIMQDGNTMRNNYGCDLDALGTGARIGMMRTAKGDLHYFINGQDQGAACSGLPPGKEVYAVVDLYGQCVQVSITNATGPMDNSLATSNTATEKSFPLHSPVAGVAHRFHSTCGKNITLEEDGTRAVRAAGYAHGLVFSTKELKTEEVFEVKVEELDEKWAGCLRLGLTTLAPGEMGPGAGGGPGLPPSLPELRTKTTWMVSSCEVRRDGQLQRMNYGRNLERLGVGSRVGIRRGADDTMHILVDGEDMGPAATGIAKNVWAVLDLYGPVRSVSIVSSSRLEEQEGTQPPSPSSDTGSEGEEDDEGEEHSLEGQNQVAIMPTALEFLENHGKNILLSNRNRTATRVASYNQGIVVINQPLVPQLLVQVRIDFLNRQWTSSLVLGVITCPPERLNFPASACALKRAAWLLRGRGVFHNGLKICEKFGPNLDTCPEGTILGLRLDGSGGLHLHVNGMDQGVAVPDVPQPCHALVDLYGQCEQVTIVSPEPGAASGKSAGTQGDMEKADMVDGIKESVCWGPPPAASPLKSCEYHALCSRFQELLLLPEDYFMPPPKRSLCYCESCRKLRGDEAHRRRGEPPREYALPFGWCRFNLRVNPRLEAGTLTKKWHMAYHGSNVAAVRRVLDRGELGAGTASILSCRPLKGEPGVGFEEPGENCAPPREEQPPPVLLSPSLQYAGAETLASKVQFRDPKSQRTHQAQVAFQVCVRPGSYTPGPPSAALREPPDPHFSPAELEWVTKEKGATLLYALLVRVE, from the exons ATGGCGGCGGGGTCGGGTGGGAGTGGGGGCTCTGGGGGaggcccggggccggggccaggtgggggtgggggcccggGCGGGAGCGGCCCAGGACCGGGGTCTGGCGGGGGTCTGAGCAGCGGCGGGGAACTGCACCCGCGCACCGGGCGCTTGGTGAGCTTGTCGGCCTGTGGGCGTACAGCGCGGCGGCAGCAACCGGGCCAGGAGTTTAACCACGGGCTTGTGTTGAGCCGAGAACCCTTGCGCGACGGACGCATCTTCACGGTCCGCATCGATCGCAAG GTCAACTCCTGGAGTGGCTCCATTGAGATTGGGGTGACGGCACTGGACCCCAGTGTGCTGGACTTCCCAAGCAGCGCCACGGGGCTGAAGGGGGGCTCGTGGGTAGTGTCAGGCTGCTCGGTGCTGAGGGATGGACGTTCTGTGCTGGAGGAGTATGGTCAGGACCTGGACCAGCTTGGTGAAGGGGACCGTGTGGGCGTGGAGCGCACAGTGGCGGGGGAGCTGCGGCTCTGGGTGAATGGGCGGGATTGTGGTGTGGCCGCCACGGGCCTGCCCGCTCGGGTCTGGGCTGTCGTGGACCTTTACGGCAAATGCACCCAGATCACCGTGCTACCCCCTGAGCCAGGCTTCAATCCCCCTACTCCCATCCCCACGCCTCCCCTTGAGCCCTCTGCCCCACCTGAAGATTCTGCCTTGGCTGAGCAGGGAACCTCTGGGGATGAAG CCTTCATGGTGTCCCCAGCGCAGGCCCGGCCGGAGACGTTTCCTAACAGCCTTGAGTCGCATAATG ACTTTGCTGGCATGGAGCTCTCCGAGGTGGTGAGCAACGCCATCCTGTCTGCCTACAACGGGGGGCTCCTAAACGTGAACCTGAGCTCCCCCCCAGCAGGGGGAGCACCAGGGCCTAGCGGTGCTGCCACGTCGCCCATCCTCACGTCCAACGATGCCCTACTTTTTCACGAGAAATGTGGAACCCTCATCAAACTCAGCAACAACAATAAGACGGCTGAGCGGCGCCGGCCCCTGGATGAATTCAACAATGGGGTTGTCATGACCAACCGCCCACTCCGGGACAATGAGATGTTTGAG ATCCGCATCGACAAGCTTGTAGATAAGTGGTCGGGCTCCATTGAGATTGGTGTCACCACCCACAACCCCAACAATTTGGAGTACCCAGCCACCATGACCAACCTACAGTCAG GCACCATCATGATGAGTGGCTGCGGGATCCTGACCAATGGCAAGGGCACCCGCCGCGAGTACTGTGAATTTGGTCTGGATGAGCTGCAG GAGGGCGACCACATTGGTCTCACGAGGAAGTCCAACTCTGCCCTCCACTTCTTCATTAATGGCATCGATCAGG GCGTGGCTACCCCACTGACACCCCCAGTGGTGTACGGCGTGGTGGACTTGTATGGGATGGCCGTGAAGGTGACCATCGTCCACAATAACAACCATAGTGACCGTCTGCGCCGGAACAATGCCATCCTGCGGGCACTTTCCCCCGAGGGTGCTCTCCGCCGCGCTGCTCCTGCTGCCCAGGCGGAACCCGAGCGCCTGCTCTTCCACCCCAACTGTGGGCAGAAGGCAGCCATCACCCACGAGGGACGCACAGCCCTGAGGCCCCA TGCCACCGATGACTTTAATCACGGCGTGGTGCTGAGCAGCAGAGCCCTGCGGGATGGAGAAGTGTTCCAGGTGCGCATCGACAAGATGGTAGACAAATGGGCTGGCTCCATTGAGATCGGCGTCACCACCCACAACCCTGCCTACCTCCAGCTGCCCTCCACCATGACCAACTTGCGCTCTG GGACCTGGATGATGACTGGGAATGGGGTGATGCACAATGGGACGACCATCTTGGACGAATACGGGCACAACCTGGACCGACTCAAG GCAGGGGACACGGTGGGCGTGGTGCGGCGGGAAGATGGGACTCTCCACTTCTTTGTCAATGGGATGACTCAGGGCCCTGCTGCCTGGAACGTGCCCCCGGGCGTCTATGCTGTCGTTGATCTCTACGGCCAGGCGGCCCAGGCCACCATTGTGGACGACGTGG AGGTGCCCCCGGTCCCTGAGCCACTCCCTGAGGGGAACAACCAGGCATCTCCAAGCTCCCCGTCATCAGGGGCCGGGGGCTCCGACCTCCGCTTCCACCAGCTGCACGGTAGCAACGCAGTCATCACCAACGGGGGCCGCACCGCACTCCGCCACAACTGCCGCAGCGAGTTCAATGACGCCATTGTCATCTCCAACCG GGCCCTGCGGGATGGAGAGCTGTTTGAAATTGTCATTCAGAAGATGGTGGACCGCTGGTCAGGTTCCATTGAGGCTG GAGTGACCGCTATTCGGCCGGAGGACCTTGAATTTCCCAACACGATGACAGACATTGACTACGATACATGGATGCTGAG CGGCACAGCCATCATGCAGGATGGTAACACGATGCGAAACAACTACGGGTGCGACCTCGACGCGCTGGGCACAGGCGCGCGCATCGGCATGATGCGAACAGCCAAGGGTGACCTGCACTACTTCATCAATGGCCAGGACCAAGGCGCTGCCTGCTCAGGCTTGCCTCCCGGTAAAG AGGTATATGCAGTCGTGGATCTGTATGGTCAGTGCGTCCAAGTGTCCATCACCAATGCCACCGGCCCCATGGACAATAGCCTGGCGACCAGCAACACCGCCACTGAGAAGTCATTCCCCCTGCACTCCCCAG TGGCTGGCGTGGCTCATCGATTCCACAGTACTTGCGGCAAGAACATCACACTGGAGGAAGACGGCACGAGGGCAGTGCGTGCGGCTGGTTACGCCCATGGCCTCGTCTTCAGCACCAAGGAGCTCAAAACGGAGGAAGTCTTTGAG GTGAAAGTGGAAGAGCTGGATGAGAAGTGGGCAGGTTGCCTCCGGCTCGGGCTGACCACACTAGCGCCAGGGGAGATGGGGCCTGGAGCAGGTGGCGGCCCcgggctgcctccctccctgccggAGCTCCGGACCAAGACCACCTGGATGGTGTCCAGCTGTGAAGTCAGGCGCGACGGGCAGCTCCAAAGGATGAACTATGGCCGGAACCTAGAGAGGCTGGGG GTGGGGAGCCGTGTAGGCATCCGCCGGGGGGCAGATGACACAATGCACATCCTGGTAGATGGAGAGGATATGGGGCCAGCAGCCACTGGCATTGCCAAG AACGTGTGGGCCGTGTTGGATCTCTACGGGCCAGTGCGGAGTGTGTCTATTGTCAGCTCCTCGAGGCTAGAGGAGCAGGAAGGCAcccagcctccttcccccagCTCGGACACTGGCAGTGAGGGCGAGGAGGATGATGAGGGCGAGGAGCACAGCCTGGAA GGCCAGAATCAAGTGGCCATTATGCCCACAGCCCTCGAGTTCCTGGAGAACCATGGGAAGAACATCCTCTTGTCCAACAGGAACCGTACAGCTACGCGAGTGGCCAGCTACAATCAGGGCATCGTTGTCATCAACCAGCCTCTGGTGCCCCAGCTGCTGGTCCAG GTGCGAATAGACTTCTTGAACCGGCAGTGGACATCTTCCCTTGTCCTGGGAGTCATCACCTGTCCCCCGGAGAGGCTGAACTTCCCTGCTTCTGCCTGTGCCCTCAAACGGGCAGCCTGGCTGCTGCGGGGCCGTGGGGTCTTCCACAATGGTCTCAAG ATCTGTGAGAAGTTCGGGCCAAATCTGGACACATGTCCTGAAGGCACCATCCTGGGACTGCGGCTGGACGGCTCTGGGGGGCTGCATCTCCACGTCAATGGGATGGACCAGGGAGTGGCTGTGCCAGAtgtcccccagccctgccacgCACTCGTGGACCTTTATGGGCAGTGTGAGCAG GTGACAATCGTGAGCCCTGAACCAGGGGCTGCCAGTGGAAAGAGTGCTGGAACCCAAGGGGACATGGAGAAAGCTGACATGGTGGATG GTATCAAGGAGAGTGTTTGCTGGGGCCCACCACCCGCTGCTAGCCCCCTCAAGAGCTGCGAGTACCACGCCCTTTGCTCCCGTTTCCAGGAACTGCTGCTGCTTCCCG AGGATTATTTCATGCCTCCGCCGAAGCGTAGCCTGTGCTACTGTGAGTCTTGCCGGAAGCTTCGAGGAGACGAGGCCCACAGGCGCCGTGGGGAGCCCCCCCGGGAATATGCCCTACCCTTTGGCTGGTGCAGGTTCAACCTCAG GGTGAATCCCCGCCTGGAGGCTGGGACACTAACCAAGAAGTGGCACATGGCGTATCATGGGAGCAATGTGGCAGCTGTCCGGAGGGTGCTGGACCGAGGGGAGCTAGGAGCAG GCACTGCTTCCATACTGAGCTGCCGGCCCCTGAAGGGAGAGCCTGGGGTGGGGTTTGAGGAGCCTGGTGAGAACTGTGCGCCTCCCCGGGAGGAGCAGCCCCCTCCAGTGCtgctttccccctccctccagtaTGCTGGGGCCGAGACTCTGGCATCCAAAGTGCA ATTCCGGGACCCCAAATCCCAGCGGACGCACCAGGCCCAGGTGGCGTTCCAGGTGTGTGTGCGCCCTGGCTCTTACACCCCCGGCCCCCCTTCCGCTGCCCTCAGAGAACCCCCCGACCCTCACTTCAGTCCAGCTGAACTTGAGTGGGTCACCAAGGAAAAGGGGGCTACACTCCTCTATGCCCTGCTGGTACGGGTGGAATGA
- the NEURL4 gene encoding neuralized-like protein 4 isoform X5: MAAGSGGSGGSGGGPGPGPGGGGGPGGSGPGPGSGGGLSSGGELHPRTGRLVSLSACGRTARRQQPGQEFNHGLVLSREPLRDGRIFTVRIDRKVNSWSGSIEIGVTALDPSVLDFPSSATGLKGGSWVVSGCSVLRDGRSVLEEYGQDLDQLGEGDRVGVERTVAGELRLWVNGRDCGVAATGLPARVWAVVDLYGKCTQITVLPPEPGFNPPTPIPTPPLEPSAPPEDSALAEQGTSGDEDFAGMELSEVVSNAILSAYNGGLLNVNLSSPPAGGAPGPSGAATSPILTSNDALLFHEKCGTLIKLSNNNKTAERRRPLDEFNNGVVMTNRPLRDNEMFEIRIDKLVDKWSGSIEIGVTTHNPNNLEYPATMTNLQSGTIMMSGCGILTNGKGTRREYCEFGLDELQEGDHIGLTRKSNSALHFFINGIDQGVATPLTPPVVYGVVDLYGMAVKVTIVHNNNHSDRLRRNNAILRALSPEGALRRAAPAAQAEPERLLFHPNCGQKAAITHEGRTALRPHATDDFNHGVVLSSRALRDGEVFQVRIDKMVDKWAGSIEIGVTTHNPAYLQLPSTMTNLRSGTWMMTGNGVMHNGTTILDEYGHNLDRLKAGDTVGVVRREDGTLHFFVNGMTQGPAAWNVPPGVYAVVDLYGQAAQATIVDDVEVPPVPEPLPEGNNQASPSSPSSGAGGSDLRFHQLHGSNAVITNGGRTALRHNCRSEFNDAIVISNRALRDGELFEIVIQKMVDRWSGSIEAGVTAIRPEDLEFPNTMTDIDYDTWMLSGTAIMQDGNTMRNNYGCDLDALGTGARIGMMRTAKGDLHYFINGQDQGAACSGLPPGKEVYAVVDLYGQCVQVSITNATGPMDNSLATSNTATEKSFPLHSPVAGVAHRFHSTCGKNITLEEDGTRAVRAAGYAHGLVFSTKELKTEEVFEVKVEELDEKWAGCLRLGLTTLAPGEMGPGAGGGPGLPPSLPELRTKTTWMVSSCEVRRDGQLQRMNYGRNLERLGVGSRVGIRRGADDTMHILVDGEDMGPAATGIAKNVWAVLDLYGPVRSVSIVSSSRLEEQEGTQPPSPSSDTGSEGEEDDEGEEHSLEVRGSTRTHRGQNQVAIMPTALEFLENHGKNILLSNRNRTATRVASYNQGIVVINQPLVPQLLVQVRIDFLNRQWTSSLVLGVITCPPERLNFPASACALKRAAWLLRGRGVFHNGLKICEKFGPNLDTCPEGTILGLRLDGSGGLHLHVNGMDQGVAVPDVPQPCHALVDLYGQCEQVTIVSPEPGAASGKSAGTQGDMEKADMVDGIKESVCWGPPPAASPLKSCEYHALCSRFQELLLLPEDYFMPPPKRSLCYCESCRKLRGDEAHRRRGEPPREYALPFGWCRFNLRVNPRLEAGTLTKKWHMAYHGSNVAAVRRVLDRGELGAGTASILSCRPLKGEPGVGFEEPGENCAPPREEQPPPVLLSPSLQYAGAETLASKVQFRDPKSQRTHQAQVAFQVCVRPGSYTPGPPSAALREPPDPHFSPAELEWVTKEKGATLLYALLVRVE; this comes from the exons ATGGCGGCGGGGTCGGGTGGGAGTGGGGGCTCTGGGGGaggcccggggccggggccaggtgggggtgggggcccggGCGGGAGCGGCCCAGGACCGGGGTCTGGCGGGGGTCTGAGCAGCGGCGGGGAACTGCACCCGCGCACCGGGCGCTTGGTGAGCTTGTCGGCCTGTGGGCGTACAGCGCGGCGGCAGCAACCGGGCCAGGAGTTTAACCACGGGCTTGTGTTGAGCCGAGAACCCTTGCGCGACGGACGCATCTTCACGGTCCGCATCGATCGCAAG GTCAACTCCTGGAGTGGCTCCATTGAGATTGGGGTGACGGCACTGGACCCCAGTGTGCTGGACTTCCCAAGCAGCGCCACGGGGCTGAAGGGGGGCTCGTGGGTAGTGTCAGGCTGCTCGGTGCTGAGGGATGGACGTTCTGTGCTGGAGGAGTATGGTCAGGACCTGGACCAGCTTGGTGAAGGGGACCGTGTGGGCGTGGAGCGCACAGTGGCGGGGGAGCTGCGGCTCTGGGTGAATGGGCGGGATTGTGGTGTGGCCGCCACGGGCCTGCCCGCTCGGGTCTGGGCTGTCGTGGACCTTTACGGCAAATGCACCCAGATCACCGTGCTACCCCCTGAGCCAGGCTTCAATCCCCCTACTCCCATCCCCACGCCTCCCCTTGAGCCCTCTGCCCCACCTGAAGATTCTGCCTTGGCTGAGCAGGGAACCTCTGGGGATGAAG ACTTTGCTGGCATGGAGCTCTCCGAGGTGGTGAGCAACGCCATCCTGTCTGCCTACAACGGGGGGCTCCTAAACGTGAACCTGAGCTCCCCCCCAGCAGGGGGAGCACCAGGGCCTAGCGGTGCTGCCACGTCGCCCATCCTCACGTCCAACGATGCCCTACTTTTTCACGAGAAATGTGGAACCCTCATCAAACTCAGCAACAACAATAAGACGGCTGAGCGGCGCCGGCCCCTGGATGAATTCAACAATGGGGTTGTCATGACCAACCGCCCACTCCGGGACAATGAGATGTTTGAG ATCCGCATCGACAAGCTTGTAGATAAGTGGTCGGGCTCCATTGAGATTGGTGTCACCACCCACAACCCCAACAATTTGGAGTACCCAGCCACCATGACCAACCTACAGTCAG GCACCATCATGATGAGTGGCTGCGGGATCCTGACCAATGGCAAGGGCACCCGCCGCGAGTACTGTGAATTTGGTCTGGATGAGCTGCAG GAGGGCGACCACATTGGTCTCACGAGGAAGTCCAACTCTGCCCTCCACTTCTTCATTAATGGCATCGATCAGG GCGTGGCTACCCCACTGACACCCCCAGTGGTGTACGGCGTGGTGGACTTGTATGGGATGGCCGTGAAGGTGACCATCGTCCACAATAACAACCATAGTGACCGTCTGCGCCGGAACAATGCCATCCTGCGGGCACTTTCCCCCGAGGGTGCTCTCCGCCGCGCTGCTCCTGCTGCCCAGGCGGAACCCGAGCGCCTGCTCTTCCACCCCAACTGTGGGCAGAAGGCAGCCATCACCCACGAGGGACGCACAGCCCTGAGGCCCCA TGCCACCGATGACTTTAATCACGGCGTGGTGCTGAGCAGCAGAGCCCTGCGGGATGGAGAAGTGTTCCAGGTGCGCATCGACAAGATGGTAGACAAATGGGCTGGCTCCATTGAGATCGGCGTCACCACCCACAACCCTGCCTACCTCCAGCTGCCCTCCACCATGACCAACTTGCGCTCTG GGACCTGGATGATGACTGGGAATGGGGTGATGCACAATGGGACGACCATCTTGGACGAATACGGGCACAACCTGGACCGACTCAAG GCAGGGGACACGGTGGGCGTGGTGCGGCGGGAAGATGGGACTCTCCACTTCTTTGTCAATGGGATGACTCAGGGCCCTGCTGCCTGGAACGTGCCCCCGGGCGTCTATGCTGTCGTTGATCTCTACGGCCAGGCGGCCCAGGCCACCATTGTGGACGACGTGG AGGTGCCCCCGGTCCCTGAGCCACTCCCTGAGGGGAACAACCAGGCATCTCCAAGCTCCCCGTCATCAGGGGCCGGGGGCTCCGACCTCCGCTTCCACCAGCTGCACGGTAGCAACGCAGTCATCACCAACGGGGGCCGCACCGCACTCCGCCACAACTGCCGCAGCGAGTTCAATGACGCCATTGTCATCTCCAACCG GGCCCTGCGGGATGGAGAGCTGTTTGAAATTGTCATTCAGAAGATGGTGGACCGCTGGTCAGGTTCCATTGAGGCTG GAGTGACCGCTATTCGGCCGGAGGACCTTGAATTTCCCAACACGATGACAGACATTGACTACGATACATGGATGCTGAG CGGCACAGCCATCATGCAGGATGGTAACACGATGCGAAACAACTACGGGTGCGACCTCGACGCGCTGGGCACAGGCGCGCGCATCGGCATGATGCGAACAGCCAAGGGTGACCTGCACTACTTCATCAATGGCCAGGACCAAGGCGCTGCCTGCTCAGGCTTGCCTCCCGGTAAAG AGGTATATGCAGTCGTGGATCTGTATGGTCAGTGCGTCCAAGTGTCCATCACCAATGCCACCGGCCCCATGGACAATAGCCTGGCGACCAGCAACACCGCCACTGAGAAGTCATTCCCCCTGCACTCCCCAG TGGCTGGCGTGGCTCATCGATTCCACAGTACTTGCGGCAAGAACATCACACTGGAGGAAGACGGCACGAGGGCAGTGCGTGCGGCTGGTTACGCCCATGGCCTCGTCTTCAGCACCAAGGAGCTCAAAACGGAGGAAGTCTTTGAG GTGAAAGTGGAAGAGCTGGATGAGAAGTGGGCAGGTTGCCTCCGGCTCGGGCTGACCACACTAGCGCCAGGGGAGATGGGGCCTGGAGCAGGTGGCGGCCCcgggctgcctccctccctgccggAGCTCCGGACCAAGACCACCTGGATGGTGTCCAGCTGTGAAGTCAGGCGCGACGGGCAGCTCCAAAGGATGAACTATGGCCGGAACCTAGAGAGGCTGGGG GTGGGGAGCCGTGTAGGCATCCGCCGGGGGGCAGATGACACAATGCACATCCTGGTAGATGGAGAGGATATGGGGCCAGCAGCCACTGGCATTGCCAAG AACGTGTGGGCCGTGTTGGATCTCTACGGGCCAGTGCGGAGTGTGTCTATTGTCAGCTCCTCGAGGCTAGAGGAGCAGGAAGGCAcccagcctccttcccccagCTCGGACACTGGCAGTGAGGGCGAGGAGGATGATGAGGGCGAGGAGCACAGCCTGGAAGTAAGAGGCAGCACCAGGACCCACAGG GGCCAGAATCAAGTGGCCATTATGCCCACAGCCCTCGAGTTCCTGGAGAACCATGGGAAGAACATCCTCTTGTCCAACAGGAACCGTACAGCTACGCGAGTGGCCAGCTACAATCAGGGCATCGTTGTCATCAACCAGCCTCTGGTGCCCCAGCTGCTGGTCCAG GTGCGAATAGACTTCTTGAACCGGCAGTGGACATCTTCCCTTGTCCTGGGAGTCATCACCTGTCCCCCGGAGAGGCTGAACTTCCCTGCTTCTGCCTGTGCCCTCAAACGGGCAGCCTGGCTGCTGCGGGGCCGTGGGGTCTTCCACAATGGTCTCAAG ATCTGTGAGAAGTTCGGGCCAAATCTGGACACATGTCCTGAAGGCACCATCCTGGGACTGCGGCTGGACGGCTCTGGGGGGCTGCATCTCCACGTCAATGGGATGGACCAGGGAGTGGCTGTGCCAGAtgtcccccagccctgccacgCACTCGTGGACCTTTATGGGCAGTGTGAGCAG GTGACAATCGTGAGCCCTGAACCAGGGGCTGCCAGTGGAAAGAGTGCTGGAACCCAAGGGGACATGGAGAAAGCTGACATGGTGGATG GTATCAAGGAGAGTGTTTGCTGGGGCCCACCACCCGCTGCTAGCCCCCTCAAGAGCTGCGAGTACCACGCCCTTTGCTCCCGTTTCCAGGAACTGCTGCTGCTTCCCG AGGATTATTTCATGCCTCCGCCGAAGCGTAGCCTGTGCTACTGTGAGTCTTGCCGGAAGCTTCGAGGAGACGAGGCCCACAGGCGCCGTGGGGAGCCCCCCCGGGAATATGCCCTACCCTTTGGCTGGTGCAGGTTCAACCTCAG GGTGAATCCCCGCCTGGAGGCTGGGACACTAACCAAGAAGTGGCACATGGCGTATCATGGGAGCAATGTGGCAGCTGTCCGGAGGGTGCTGGACCGAGGGGAGCTAGGAGCAG GCACTGCTTCCATACTGAGCTGCCGGCCCCTGAAGGGAGAGCCTGGGGTGGGGTTTGAGGAGCCTGGTGAGAACTGTGCGCCTCCCCGGGAGGAGCAGCCCCCTCCAGTGCtgctttccccctccctccagtaTGCTGGGGCCGAGACTCTGGCATCCAAAGTGCA ATTCCGGGACCCCAAATCCCAGCGGACGCACCAGGCCCAGGTGGCGTTCCAGGTGTGTGTGCGCCCTGGCTCTTACACCCCCGGCCCCCCTTCCGCTGCCCTCAGAGAACCCCCCGACCCTCACTTCAGTCCAGCTGAACTTGAGTGGGTCACCAAGGAAAAGGGGGCTACACTCCTCTATGCCCTGCTGGTACGGGTGGAATGA